A genomic region of Jeotgalibaca ciconiae contains the following coding sequences:
- a CDS encoding YlbG family protein, whose translation MNFELTKRQGIIVWVYTLRQIKNLKRFGYIHYVSNRLKYVVMYVDQGEVKDKMERLNSLHYVRKVEISHRPEIDMTFEHALESDKEENLIEIENN comes from the coding sequence TTGAACTTTGAACTAACAAAAAGACAAGGGATTATCGTATGGGTTTATACATTACGCCAAATAAAAAACTTAAAACGATTCGGCTATATTCATTATGTTTCAAATCGCTTGAAATATGTTGTTATGTATGTAGATCAAGGCGAAGTGAAGGATAAAATGGAACGGTTAAATAGCCTTCATTATGTTCGCAAAGTTGAGATTTCTCATCGTCCAGAAATCGACATGACTTTTGAACATGCTTTAGAAAGCGATAAAGAAGAAAATTTAATAGAAATAGAAAATAATTAA
- the coaD gene encoding pantetheine-phosphate adenylyltransferase has translation MGKIALFPGSFDPLTNGHIDTIERGTRVFDEVIVAVSTNISKKSLFNGEERVALVKNVLADMPRVRVVQHTGGLTVEMAKDYHCTALLRGIRNVKDFEYEESIAMMNRTQHPELETVILMASEKYRFLSSSLIKEVAMFDGDISSLVPPLVNEAVIAKYQELANE, from the coding sequence ATGGGGAAAATAGCATTATTTCCTGGAAGTTTTGATCCATTGACAAATGGACATATTGATACGATTGAAAGAGGAACACGAGTTTTTGATGAAGTGATTGTAGCTGTTTCTACAAATATTTCTAAAAAATCGTTATTCAATGGTGAAGAACGAGTTGCTTTAGTAAAAAATGTATTGGCTGATATGCCAAGAGTGCGGGTTGTGCAACATACGGGCGGTTTAACGGTTGAGATGGCTAAAGATTATCATTGTACAGCTTTATTAAGAGGAATCCGTAATGTGAAGGATTTTGAATATGAAGAAAGCATTGCAATGATGAATCGTACTCAACATCCAGAACTAGAGACGGTCATTCTGATGGCTTCAGAAAAATATCGTTTCTTAAGTTCCAGTCTCATTAAAGAGGTGGCTATGTTTGATGGAGACATCTCATCGCTGGTACCACCACTTGTGAACGAAGCCGTAATTGCCAAATATCAAGAACTAGCAAATGAATAA
- the rsmD gene encoding 16S rRNA (guanine(966)-N(2))-methyltransferase RsmD encodes MRVIAGEYKGRNLKAVPGDNTRPTTDKVKESLFNIIGPYFNGGVCFDMFAGSGGLGIEAVSRGIDHAFLSEKNRKAQEVIRNNIQITKEEDKFTLIAGDSRRNVAKIAAENPDTRFRLVFIDPPYQAEKTVEDIQLLVKEELVDEQTTFICEMDKHNQLPNRIELYQKIRRVEYGTIAIEIFEA; translated from the coding sequence ATGCGAGTAATAGCAGGTGAATATAAAGGTAGAAATTTAAAGGCTGTGCCAGGCGATAATACTCGTCCAACAACAGATAAAGTGAAAGAATCGCTCTTTAATATCATTGGACCTTATTTTAATGGCGGCGTTTGTTTTGATATGTTCGCTGGCAGTGGAGGACTTGGAATCGAAGCTGTCTCAAGAGGGATTGATCATGCGTTTCTATCTGAAAAAAATAGAAAAGCACAAGAAGTGATTCGAAATAATATCCAGATTACAAAAGAAGAAGATAAATTTACTTTAATCGCTGGAGATTCACGTCGAAACGTTGCTAAAATAGCAGCTGAAAATCCTGATACACGCTTTCGATTGGTTTTTATTGATCCACCTTACCAAGCTGAAAAAACAGTTGAAGATATTCAATTGTTAGTCAAAGAAGAATTAGTTGATGAGCAGACAACTTTTATTTGTGAAATGGACAAACATAATCAGCTGCCTAATCGTATTGAGCTCTACCAGAAGATTCGACGTGTCGAATATGGTACGATTGCTATTGAGATATTTGAAGCTTAA